From the genome of Halomonas sp. I5-271120, one region includes:
- the ilvC gene encoding ketol-acid reductoisomerase — protein MHVYYDKDCDLSLIQGKKVTIVGYGSQGHAHANNLKESGVDVTVALRPGSSSAAKAEAAGLKVASVAEASQTADVVMLLAPDENQKAIYEQEVAPNLKQGATLAFAHGFNIHYNQIEPRKDLDVIMIAPKAPGHTVRSEFVKGGGIPDLIAIQQDATGNAKALALSYAAGVGGGRTGIIETTFRDETETDLFGEQAVLCGGAVELVKAGFETLTEAGYAPEMAYFECLHELKLIVDLMYEGGIANMNYSISNNAEFGEYFTGKEVINDQSREAMRNALKRIQNGDYAKSFIAESQTNYPSMTARRRLNAEHPIEQVGEKLRSMMPWIAANQLVDKSKN, from the coding sequence ATGCACGTTTATTACGACAAGGACTGCGACCTCTCCCTCATCCAGGGCAAGAAGGTCACCATCGTCGGTTATGGTTCACAGGGCCATGCCCATGCCAACAACCTGAAGGAATCCGGCGTCGACGTCACCGTCGCTCTGCGCCCGGGCTCTTCTTCCGCGGCCAAGGCCGAAGCGGCTGGCCTCAAGGTGGCATCCGTCGCCGAAGCGAGCCAGACCGCCGACGTGGTCATGCTGCTGGCGCCTGACGAGAACCAGAAGGCGATCTACGAGCAGGAAGTCGCGCCGAACCTGAAGCAGGGTGCAACTCTGGCCTTCGCCCACGGCTTCAACATCCACTACAACCAGATCGAGCCGCGCAAGGATCTGGACGTGATCATGATCGCGCCCAAGGCTCCGGGTCACACCGTGCGCTCCGAGTTCGTCAAGGGCGGCGGCATTCCCGACCTGATCGCGATCCAGCAGGACGCGACCGGCAACGCCAAGGCGCTGGCGCTCTCCTATGCGGCAGGCGTGGGCGGTGGTCGTACCGGCATCATCGAGACCACCTTCCGTGACGAGACCGAGACCGACCTGTTCGGCGAGCAGGCCGTCCTTTGTGGTGGCGCGGTCGAGCTGGTCAAGGCCGGCTTCGAGACCCTGACCGAGGCAGGCTATGCCCCGGAAATGGCCTACTTCGAGTGCCTGCACGAGCTCAAGCTGATCGTCGACCTGATGTACGAAGGCGGCATCGCCAACATGAACTACTCGATCTCCAACAACGCAGAGTTCGGCGAGTACTTCACCGGCAAGGAAGTCATCAACGACCAGTCCCGTGAAGCGATGCGCAATGCCCTCAAGCGTATCCAGAACGGCGACTATGCCAAGAGCTTCATTGCCGAGAGCCAGACCAACTATCCGTCGATGACCGCGCGTCGTCGCCTCAACGCCGAGCACCCGATCGAGCAGGTCGGCGAGAAGCTGCGTTCCATGATGCCCTGGATCGCCGCCAACCAGTTGGTCGACAAGTCCAAGAACTGA
- the ilvN gene encoding acetolactate synthase small subunit, which produces MRHIISILMENEPGALSRVVGLFSQRNYNIESLNVAPTEDPTLSRLTVTTIGDDRVIEQITKHLNKLIDVVKLVDLTEGQHIERELMLVKVKALGAARDEVKRTADIFRAQVVDVTPNLYTVQITGDAGKLDAFLQAMAPVGILEVARTGVSGIARGDKVLSL; this is translated from the coding sequence ATGCGCCATATCATCTCGATCCTGATGGAAAACGAACCCGGCGCCTTGTCTCGTGTGGTGGGGCTGTTTTCGCAGCGCAACTACAACATCGAGTCGCTCAACGTCGCGCCAACCGAAGACCCGACGCTGTCGCGCCTGACCGTTACCACCATCGGTGACGATCGGGTGATCGAGCAGATCACCAAGCACCTCAACAAGCTGATCGACGTGGTCAAGCTGGTCGACCTGACCGAAGGGCAGCATATCGAGCGTGAGCTGATGCTGGTCAAGGTCAAAGCGCTCGGTGCGGCCCGTGACGAGGTCAAGCGTACCGCCGATATCTTCCGTGCTCAGGTGGTCGACGTAACGCCGAACCTCTACACGGTGCAGATCACCGGCGATGCCGGCAAGCTGGATGCCTTCCTCCAGGCCATGGCCCCGGTGGGTATCCTCGAAGTGGCGCGTACCGGCGTCTCGGGTATCGCCCGGGGCGACAAGGTGCTGAGCCTTTGA
- the pssA gene encoding CDP-diacylglycerol--serine O-phosphatidyltransferase yields MSQDSQKTEHEHPEHDEDVTATFLRETEVVEEAVEDGKKIRRRGIYLLPNLFTTSALFSGFFAVVAGINGDFSAAAIAIFIAMVLDGLDGRVARMTNTQSAFGAEYDSLADMISFGMAPALVAFTWILQDIGKIGWVVAFLYVACAALRLARFNVQIGSTDKKWFIGLPSPSAAALVAASVWTFHSFDANAFVFKLLMLVVVAAAGVLMVSNIRYYSFKDVDLKGPVPFVMLLAIVLGFVVISVEPSVMLLLLFAAYVASGPVLAVLRKMKKQPDS; encoded by the coding sequence ATGAGCCAGGATTCGCAAAAGACCGAGCACGAGCACCCCGAACACGACGAGGATGTCACCGCGACGTTCTTGCGCGAGACGGAGGTGGTCGAAGAAGCGGTCGAGGATGGTAAGAAGATCCGGCGGCGTGGTATCTATCTGCTGCCGAACCTGTTCACCACCTCCGCATTGTTCTCGGGATTCTTCGCCGTGGTTGCCGGTATCAACGGTGACTTCTCGGCCGCCGCCATTGCGATCTTCATCGCCATGGTGCTCGATGGCCTGGATGGCCGCGTAGCCCGCATGACCAATACTCAGAGTGCCTTTGGCGCTGAGTACGATAGCCTCGCCGACATGATCTCTTTCGGCATGGCGCCTGCCCTGGTCGCCTTCACCTGGATCCTTCAGGACATCGGCAAGATCGGCTGGGTGGTGGCCTTTCTGTACGTGGCCTGTGCCGCCTTGCGGCTGGCGCGCTTCAATGTACAGATCGGCTCCACTGACAAGAAGTGGTTTATCGGCCTGCCCAGTCCTTCTGCCGCTGCCTTGGTGGCCGCGAGTGTCTGGACCTTCCACAGCTTCGATGCCAATGCCTTCGTCTTCAAGCTGCTGATGCTAGTAGTGGTGGCCGCAGCAGGCGTGCTGATGGTGAGCAACATCCGCTACTACAGCTTCAAGGATGTTGACCTAAAGGGGCCGGTGCCGTTCGTGATGCTGCTCGCCATCGTGCTGGGCTTCGTGGTGATCTCGGTAGAGCCGTCAGTCATGTTGCTGCTGCTGTTTGCCGCCTATGTCGCCTCGGGGCCGGTGCTTGCCGTGCTACGCAAGATGAAAAAGCAGCCGGATAGCTGA
- the ilvY gene encoding HTH-type transcriptional activator IlvY, which translates to MDMRDLRHFLSLADTLHFGRASDACHVSPSTLSRSIRSLEESLGATLFERDNRHVALTHQGLTFQAYARDALEQWELVRHALMEETAALAGEISIFCSVTASYSFLYELLSDFRTRHPRIELKLHTGDPAHSISRVLAGEEDMAITPRPRRLPEALAFKPMTTSPLVFIAPRDGADWMPTHPEVPTAEQWAEVPMILSESGLSREYSDTWFKALGIAPRIYAQVAGHEAIVSMVGLGFGIGVVPKIVVDNSPLAGRVQTLAVKPELPHYDVGLCVAQRRLKSPLIRALWAEVSAR; encoded by the coding sequence ATGGACATGCGTGACCTCCGACACTTCCTGAGCCTGGCCGACACCCTGCATTTCGGCCGCGCCAGCGACGCCTGTCACGTCAGCCCCTCGACGCTCTCCCGCTCGATCCGCTCCCTGGAAGAGAGCCTGGGTGCCACGCTCTTCGAGCGGGACAACCGCCACGTCGCCCTGACCCACCAGGGCCTGACCTTCCAAGCCTACGCCCGAGATGCCCTGGAGCAGTGGGAACTGGTGCGCCATGCGCTGATGGAAGAAACCGCGGCGCTCGCCGGCGAGATCAGCATCTTCTGCTCGGTCACCGCCAGCTACAGCTTCCTGTATGAGCTGCTCAGCGACTTTCGCACCCGCCATCCGCGCATCGAGCTCAAGCTGCATACCGGCGACCCGGCCCACTCCATCTCACGGGTGCTGGCCGGCGAAGAGGACATGGCGATCACCCCACGGCCGCGACGCCTGCCTGAGGCATTGGCCTTCAAGCCGATGACCACGTCGCCACTGGTGTTCATCGCGCCACGGGACGGCGCCGACTGGATGCCTACCCACCCGGAGGTGCCCACCGCCGAGCAGTGGGCCGAGGTGCCGATGATCCTCTCCGAGTCGGGGCTGTCCCGGGAATACAGCGACACCTGGTTCAAGGCGCTGGGCATTGCGCCGCGAATCTATGCGCAGGTCGCCGGCCACGAGGCCATCGTCAGCATGGTCGGGCTCGGCTTTGGCATTGGCGTGGTGCCGAAGATCGTGGTCGACAACAGCCCATTGGCCGGCCGGGTGCAGACGCTGGCAGTCAAACCCGAGCTGCCCCACTACGATGTCGGCCTGTGCGTGGCCCAGCGCCGGCTAAAGAGCCCGTTGATCCGTGCACTGTGGGCAGAGGTCTCGGCGCGCTAA